The Acinonyx jubatus isolate Ajub_Pintada_27869175 chromosome D1, VMU_Ajub_asm_v1.0, whole genome shotgun sequence genome includes a window with the following:
- the GLYATL2 gene encoding glycine N-acyltransferase-like protein 2 — MEVLVDAWPDYQIVITRPQQEEMKDDLDHYTNTYQIFTKAPDKLEEVLAQPQVINWDQVFQIQGCQESFQEAIRKISASKSVRVDYVKTILIMTEMPVEPNDDQVDVMESFKMPKVDDNTKKGSFQNISLDPSHAGLVNEQWTFGKNDRSLKYIERCLQNFPGFGVLGPEGRLISWIVMEQSCEMRMGYTVPKYRKHGYMKKTSVHLMNYVIQKKVPCYFHVSEHKEESNQALRDLKFKAASCGWHQWKCSPEKYC, encoded by the exons ATGGAGGTGCTGGTGGATGCCTGGCCAGATTATCAGATAGTCATTACTCGGCCTCAGCAAGAG GAGATGAAGGATGACCTGGATCATTATACCAACACTTACCAAATCTTCACCAAAGCTCCTGACAAGTTAGAGGAGGTCCTGGCACAGCCCCAGGTTATCAATTGGGACCAAGTCTTCCAGATCCAAG gtTGCCAAGAGAGCTTTCAAGAGGCAATAAGAAAGATTTCGGCTTCAAAATCAGTGCGGGTGGATTACGTGAAGACGATACTCATTATGACAGAAATGCCGGTGGAACCCAATGATGACCAGGTGGATGTGATGGAGTCATTTAAAATGCCCAAAGTGGATGACAATACCAA gAAAGGAAGCTTTCAGAACATTTCCTTGGATCCCTCCCATGCAGGGCTTGTGAATGAACAGTGGACATTTGGGAAAAATGATAGGAGCTTGAAATATATTGAACGCTGCCTCCAGAATTTTCCAGGATTCGGTGTGCTGGGTCCAGAGGGGCGCCTTATCTCTTGGATTGTGATGGAACAGTCCTGTGAGATGAGAATGGGCTACACTGTCCCCAAATACCGAAAGCACGGCTATATGAAGAAAACCAGTGTTCACCTTATGAATTATGTTATTCAGAAAAAAGTGCCATGTTATTTTCATGTGTCAGAACATAAAGAAGAATCCAATCAGGCACTGAGGGATCTGAAGTTTAAGGCTGCTTCTTGTGGTTGGCATCAGTGGAAATGCAGTCCTGAGAAATATTGTTGA